In Paenibacillus dendritiformis, the DNA window TAATGTCGCAGGCATAAGCTTCCTTCTTCATCAGAGGATCCATGCCGGCCAAGTTCAAGCCGACTGTCATGCCTAGGAACTGATAAATTTGCCCCATCTCTTCGCTGTCGCGCGTAGCCAAATAGTCGTTGACTGTAACAACATGCACGCCTTTGCCGGCGAGGGCGTTCAAGTAGACGGGCAAGGTCCCGACCAGCGTCTTCCCTTCCCCGGTTTTCATTTCGGCGATTTTGCCTTCATGAAGCACCATACCGCCAAGCAACTGCACGTCATAGTGACGCTTGTTAAGCACGCGCTTGCCCGCTTCGCGGACGGTAGCGAACGCTTCAGGCAGCAGTTGATCCAGCGTATCGCCCTTCTCAAGACGGGCGCGGAATTCCTCCGTCTTCCCGCGCAGCTGTTCATCCGTTAATTTCGCGAATTCCGGCTCCATGCCATTGATCACGTCCACGGTCTTCATCAACCGTTTCACTTCGCGCTCGTTGGCATCACCGAATATCTTTTTCACAAGTCCTAGCATGCTAAACCCCTTTCACGCAAATCCGTTCGTGATTTCTTCGTCCATCCCACCCCCGCGGAGCGGGTGGATTCGGGAATGGCGGCGTTGACTCGTTTTGCAATAAATTGTAACAGTTTCAAAAGGCGCCCGCAACCTTGGCAGGGCAGGAATTCGCGCATTTCCGCCAATTCAGGCCGTCCTGCCTTGCAGAATGAGTGAATGTCTCGCTTTCGCAAACTATATGAAACTTTTCAAGTAAAGCCGCAAAATGTGTACTAAACATCTTTACTATAGTATATACGCGAAAAGAGCCCATTCCGTTGTGGAAATAGGCTCAGTCCAAATTTGGGTATTGGGTGCAGACTCTGACATCGCAATGCAGCAGAGCCGGCCAAGCCGTAATCAGCCTTGTTCAATCAAGCCGTAGCGCCCGTCATTGCGGCGGTAGACTACGTTCACTTCCTTCGTCTGTGCGTTCGAGAAGACGAAAAAGCTATGTCCAATCATATTCATCTGCAGAATCGCTTCTTCGACGTCCATCGGCTTCAGCGTGAACCGCTTCGTCCGTACGACTTCGAGCTGGTCTTCCTCATCCACCGGTACCGGCGTGGCCGCATCGCTGAACAGATGCGCATCGGTGCCCGTCTGACGGAACTTCCGGTTGACCTTGGTCTTATGCTTGCGGATTTGCCGTTCCAGCTTGTCCGTAACGGAATCGATGGATGCATACATATCCTTGCTTCGATCTTCCGCCCTTAGCAGCAAGCCCGGCAAAGGAATCGTCACTTCAACGGTATGCTGATCGCGTATCACGCTCAGCGTCACGTTGACATCTGACTTAGGGGGAGCTTCAAAATAGCGTTCCAGCCGCCCTAGTTTCTTCTCGACATAATCGAGCAAGGCGTCTGTCACTTCAATGTGTTGACCTCGAACTTTATAATTCATAGGACACTCCTCCTTTGATGCCTTCATTATACCATATCTGCCCAGCAAGAACCACGTGAAACGGTTACAATTCATTAACAATATGTATGAGCTATGTACCCGGCCGAAGCGCGTTTGAATCTGGATTTTTGTGGCTATTGCCGGCAATGACAACGTTATTATTAATATCATTAATTAAATAGAAAAGGCCGTCCCTCCTTAGCCGGGAAACGGCCGCAACCTCGGATACAGCCGGCGCACGCCCAGGCTTCCATTCGGCGGGCTGCTCAATCAAGCAGTACCCGATCTCGCCGCTCTCGGCGGCAATGTGAACCCATTCATCCTCTGTTAAGGTTTGCAGAGCCATTGGAAGGAGTATATTTTCTTCCTTAAAAATCATCTCGTCCATTTCTTGAACGAGACTGCGCAGGCGTCCCGCGATGCGTTGCCGTTCTTCCATCTCGCCGAAAGAAGAGTCGAATATAACCTGTCTTACCTCCTTCAGATCAGCGCGGATACGATCGTCGACGCCCCACATGACCTGGGTCGGGCCGTGAATTCCGTAGCGCTCCAAAAAAGGAAACAGCAGATTCTCCTTGCGGCAGTAATGCTTATCTATCTCCATCAGAAGCTTCAGATCTTCCAGCACCTTGTCCTGGCTGCGCTCGCTTCCATCCTGCATGAAGCGATCCATATGAAGAGAAAGCTGGAAATGAAGCAGCCGCTCCAGCTCGCGATTTTCGAACTTGAATGTATGAACCGGATGTCCGGGCTGCTCCTCTGGCTGAGCAGAACGGTGCAGCTCTTGGATAGACCCCTTGAAGACGGCGGTATGGACGGAGCAGAGGCGCTGCACCTCCTCGACCGGAATTCCCTCTTCGCCGATCAACGCCTGCTCAAGCGCCGAAATTTCCGCCACCGTCACATCGCCCACCGCCTCCTCAAATTGGGCCCTGACTTCATCAACCGGTTTACCCTCATGGAGTTGTTTAATAATTTGCTTTAGCTGTTCCTGCCGCTCCCGATTGGTTTTGTGACCATGACGCCCGCGGTTGCTAATGATTTCACTCATTGCGGATCCCCTCCCTGCCGATGACACGATAGCCTTCGCGTTCGAATGTATCAATAATGACATCCATATCGATTCCCTTGGTTTTGGCTCCCCTTGGAATCGTCATGATGCGGCCAGCTGTATTTAATACGACGGGATTCGCAATCTGCTCAAATCCCAGTGACTGCATCATGCGAATCATATCGGAATCGGATGCGCATAAGTCATACACCGTTTTCGTCAGATCAAGCGTCTTGTTCATTGCCGCTCCCCCTTACCGCTTGCAAAGAATAGCTGCGCTTAGAATGAGAATGGTTCTCGTCTCTGCTTTTAGAGAAACACGGCTCATTCCAACAGCTTGTGATTGCACGCACATAGAGAGTGAGAGCATGTTGTCGTGGGCGAAGGGGAGTTATTGCCCTTCCTCATGCGTCCCGCGCTTGATCATCAGTCCGATGAACAGCAGAAGAGGAATAGCCACGCCTGCTGTAAATACGATTGGGATCCACATTGTGGCGGTGAATTGCTGCTCGGAAGCCGAATTCGGAAAAACTTTTCCCGACACAACGACGAGCAGCGCGACCATAGGCAGCAATATGCCTCGGCGGCTCGGAAGACGGGCAAGACGGACAAGCCCTGATACTGCGGCGTAGAAGTAGAGGGACATTTTCACAAACGCGGTTATTAACCACAGACCCGCCGCAATCGCCTCAACCCGTTCCAGAAATTTGCCGATGCTGATTCTCTGCGCCAAGGAATAGACCGGATACTCTTGCAGTGAGGTGACGTTAGCGCCAAGCACAAGGATGGTTAACGTCGCGACGAGACTTGAGAGGCCCCCGCCGATCAATACAGCTCTAACGAAGGCTGGAGGGCTCTTGCCGGCGCCTGTCAACTCGACGGGCTGAATCATCAGGAAGACCGCGAGGGGCATATAGGACAGGCTCAACACCACCAGCACCGAATGCGCCAGTTCCTTCGGCCCCGCTTCCAGGAACGGCTGGACATTCCGAACATCGATTTGCGGAATCAGCAGCGCCGCCATAAGTAGAAACCAAAGCGCAAACCAAGGAAACAGCAGTTCCGCCATTCTGGCCAATGTATCAAAGCCGCTCCCGATCGCATACAAGAGAAGAAGAGCAAACAGCGCATTGACGAACAGAAGCGGCGTCTCCGGCATCAAAACCGTAATAATAAACTTGCCGACATCGAATAACACCAAAGCGGCTCCGAAGAAGGAAAACAGGATAAACAGCAGCGCCAATCCTTTCCCGATCCATATGCCGAACAGCGACTCGCTTATTTCAACGATCGTCATTCCGGGAGCGGCACGGTTAATCCGGTTATACAGCAGGACGAGCAGCAAACCCGGCCCCATTGCCGCGATGGGAGCCATCCAGGCATCTTGTCCGATTTCCGCTGCTAATCCGGCCGGCGTAATCAGAATCGTGGTCCCGACCGTGAAGAGAATGACCAGTATTTTAAATTGACGCAGATTGATTTTCATCGGGTTCACCATCAACTCGCCCCCCCTTTGGTACAAGCAGCTTATTCTTTCACTTTTTCAAGAAATGTGCCTTTCATTTTCCCGGAGGTTCTTAGCTTCACATCGACATGAAAATGTACGGGCACGGAAGCCATACGTTCTGGCCAATCGGCCTTCAGCCGGGCCCAAGCTCCGGGAGCCGAACGATGAACGGCAGCCCCCAGGCCGATAAAGTCGCTCTTCATGTCATGCGCCTTTTTGAGCGTCTTCTCTAAAACCAATGCCAGCCTCTTTTCCCCGATCTTTTCCAGAGCGCGAATAACGGCCGGATCTCCAAGATTAGCCTTGCACTGCGTTTCTCCTATATTGGCGATTGCCGTGATATGGATATCGATTTTCGGCATGCGGCTGGCTTTAGCTCTATTTACATGAATTCGGCTGTTTGTTCTAAGCGTTTCTAACACAAGCATACCTTCTTCGCCCGGACAAGGAATCGCGACCACGGTGCTCCTCACGCGGCCCTTTATGTAGTTATAGCCTTTGCTCTCATCTTCATTTAGCCAACCGGCGAGCTTATCTTTACGAAAGATGGCCATTCCTTCATATTTTAATTGTGCCGGCGATTCCGTTGCCTGTATATTTTTTCTCGTCTTCCCTTCCTTTCGATCGCCAAGGTATCGAATGCCTGTAATGACAGGCGTTTTCCCTGCGGTCATCATATCGGATATCAGCTCATCCAGCTTGACTGTCCCGGTCGCCGCCCACGATTTGCTTGACATCTCCAGCGAGGAGAACATTTTGTCGGCCGGAATTTTTTCGATAGCCGGGTAATCCTTCAAAATCTCCTCGGCCCTAATCTCCCTGGCGATGGCGATGTAAAAGTCGGTTCGAAATTCATGATCCCGGGAAATGAATTCGATTGCGGGGCCGATGCCCCTTCTGGCCGCTTCTTCGCCGATCAGGAACATCCTCAGATGGGAAAAGTAGATTTTTCGAGCAGACGTTGTCGTCATCCTCCTGACAGCATCGAACAACGTCTTCCCCCGCTCCTTATAGACCGTAACCGGAGCGCGTCCGCTCCCCTTCCTCGAAGCGATTTCTGCCGGATCGACCACCTGAACGCTGACAATATACCCCTCTTCCGCCTGGTCAACCCCCATTGCTACCGCGATGACCATATCGTTGACTTCTCTCCTGTCCCAACACCCGGTCAAGACCAGCGCAGCGATAAGCCAAAGCGCAGCAGTGCGCCATATATAGCCCGAATATATCACGGTTATCTGCCCCCATCGCGCTTCTTTTTCGTATTAATTGGGTGTATGCGTTGGGCGAGGCTGACCTTCGGAAGTCTGAAGAGGCTGTCCTGCTGATCCCGCAGATTGAACGGGGAGAACGGTGTCATGTACGGCACGCCGAACGATCGCAGGCTGCACAAGTGGACCATAATCATCCCGAGACCGATAAAAATGCCATATAACCCCGCCATCGCCGCCATTCCCATCAGCGGATACCTCAAGATTCTGACGGCAATTCCCATGCTGTATGCAGGAATGGAGAAGTTGGAGATCGCGGTTATCGCGACGACAATGACCATCCCTGGCGATACCAGCCCCGCCTCTACCGCCGCCTGGCCAATCACTAGCGCGCCGACAATGGATACGGCCTGCCCGATCGCCCTTGGCATGCGAACGCCTGCCTCCCTCAAAATCTCGAAGATCGTTTCCATAATCAAGGCTTCCACAAAAGCGGGGAAGGGAATGCCTTCCCGCCCGGCCGCGATACTGATCATGAGCGGCGTAGGAAGCATCTCTTGATGGAAGGTCGTAACGGCGATATATAGGGACGGGCCCAGCAGAGCAATAAAGAAGGCCAACATCCTCAGCATTCGAATCAACCCGAAGTCGGAGCGCTGATAGTAATCTTCGGAAGCCTGGAAGTATTGAATGAAGAGGGCAGGCACCAACAATACGAAGGGCGTTCCGTCGACCAATATCGCTACGCGTCCTTCCATCAGCCCGGATGCAACCACATCGGGCCTTTCCGTGTTGTACATCGTTGGAAAAGGGGTATAGGTCCGGTCTTCAATAAGCTCTTCGATCATGCCGCTTTCCAATATGCCGGCCAGCTCCAGCTTGTCCAATCTCCGATGAACTTCCTTCACCACTTGCTCGTCTGCCGTTCCCTTTATGTACATGACGGCTACGCTCGTCTGCGACAGCGTCCCGATCGTTTTGCTCTGCAGCCACAACTTCGGGTTTTTGATTTTCCGGCGAACAAGCGCCGTGTTTGTCCTCAAGTTTTCGGTGAACGCATCCCGCGGGCCTCTCACCACCGTCTGATCTTCGGGAGTATGCACCCCGCGATCCTCCCAGCCTGCCGTATCCGCGGCAAGTCCACGGCCGCATCGATCAAGCAAAATAATGGTTTCCCCGCTCATCAGGCAGCTGAACAGTTTGCGGAAATCGGCCACTTCCTCAAGGTGCGACACCGACACGGCATATTGTTTGAATATGGTGAACCAATCCGCCTCTGGCGATCGCTCTTGCTCCTCCGAGATTATCTCGCTGCTCGTAACCGCCCTCACGATAAAATCTTGCACTGCCGTCGTATCGGCCAGTCCTTCGATGTACAAAATGGCTGTCTTCAGCTCAGACCTTCCTCCCACCCACAGTTCTCTTACGACGAGATCCGTGCTTTCGCCCAGCGTCTCCTTTACCTTTTGCACATTCTTCTCCATAGCCGCGGCTAACGGTTCGTTACCCAGCGCGGAGCACTCCAAGGTTTCATCCTTTCCGCTCATGTGCAGCCTCCTTCCCCGGTATATTGTATTTGGAGTATTCCCGGATGGGGTATTTTTTACAAACAAAAAAACAAGCCCAACGCCCTTTAGCGGCGCTGTGCTTGTCTTGTTAGGCAGGCGTGCCTCTCTCTGGTCTGTGTTGTGCTTAAGGAGGCCTCCTATGCACCTGCAAACACGAATCCAGCTCTTTTCTCTTCAGCAATTCTTCCGCAGCATGCAAGTCATCTACTGAATCAATTCCAATAATGTCTCCTTCTGCGAATGGACTAACATTAAATCCAAACTCAACAGGCTTTACAAATTACTTAACTATATTAGCAAATGCATTATCCAATGTAGGGATTCAAAAATTGTTTTAAGTCCCTAGACTCAAGTTTGTTTTTGATAAATTGGGGATCGGGAGAGTTTTGTAAATACTTTTGAGCAATCTCATCGGTAAAGTCTCTATTTCGTGTGTATCTTATTTCGTGTTTTCTTTCTTGTTTAACTGGAGAAAATTCATTTATTTTCCCCGTACTAATGTACTCGATCAATGACTCATGAGCAGCTTTGACTGCCTTCATCCCAATAACAAAAGGGTCAATTGCTTCAGCTCTAGGAAATGCATGGAATAACATATCTCCTGAATCTAGCCCGCTACTTAACAAATGAATAGTGGCTCCAACCAATTCTGGGTTACCATCATACAGGGCCCAAAAATTGCATGAACTTCCACGATAATATGGAGAAGTCCCCATATGAATGTTTATGGCTTTATTAGCAACCAGAAACTCGCATAATGGACCTTTAATGTAACTAGAACCAAAAACAATGTAGTAATCGGATTTAAGCGCAGGGGATAATGTTTGGATGTCTAACATATTTAGATCCCCGCTTTTGAGTACAAGCTGACTTACATTATTAGAAGTGAACTTTATATTTCCGAATACTTCTCGTTCCGCATTCATAACATGACTGAAATATTCCTGCATAATATCGCTCTTCTTAAAAAAGTCAGCAACTCTTCCTGGAAAAACAGTATTGCACTCTTGAATCGCGTACACTTCATCCGCAATAGTTGCCAGAGACTCTATTAAAGACACATGCCGTGGTTGATTGCTTGTAAAAACTGTTATCTTCATAACACGTCAATCTCCATTTTTTTTATAATGTTTGCATGATCTTCTCTCGGAAATTCATAAAGTGAATGAAAGTTATCCTTCATATTGGACCTAAACCCTAGTTTTATATGAAGTTCTTTTAATACTTCAATTGTCTTATGGTTATAAGAGTTACATGGATGTGACATACAATCCGGTGTGTCTCCAGTAATAGCTGAAAGAACCTGTAAATTGGTTTTGTACTCATTCATCTGTTCACTACTATCTAAATCAGCAGTTGATGTAGGGTGGGAGTGCGTATGTAGTCCGATCTTATGTCCTTTTTTATGTAATTCTAAAACATTCTCCTTAGTCATCCAAAGTTTATTTTTTAAGGAATCAAAATCTATTTTATATTCGTATAGCATCGTTTCCATAAGTTGGTGATATTTAGCAGGTTTTAAAATCTGATCTCTTAGATATCGAAATGTCCGATCGTTATCCGTATAAAAGGAAAAATCCTTTAAATATGATGACGGGATAAAATTGTCTAAGGATTGGATAACCTCATCTCCATATTCCGACTTCTTAGCTAAAGTAAAAAATGCATTATAAAAATCATCTACATCTTGGAAGTATGCAAACCTAAAGTATCTGTAAACCTCCAGTTTTTCTAATTTTCCTTCTAAGGGAGATGTATATACAAACCAAAATGCTTTCAAACTGAACTTTTGTAACACGGGATAGGCAATATCATATTGACACTTAAGGTTGTCGTCGAAGCTTAAACAAAGCTCATTATGTTTCAAAGTGCCGCGTAATGCCTTATCCATCCATTCATCTGCTGATAATATGTCATTATTCTTTTGTAAATATAAGATCATTTCTTCTAATTTACCTGCCGATATTGAACCTTGACCACGAATATGTTCACAATCATCATGAAAATGATGAAACATTATGCTATGAGGTCTCATGTCGTTCTCCCATTCCTATATACTGTAAAAAATCAATTCAAATTATATATCGGTAACAGAGGGAAAATTATGTACCTTTAGAGCGTAAGGCAGTGACATTTAGTTAATGAAAACAGTAGGCTTTTCTAAGAACAAACAAGTGGAGAAACAAAAAATCCTGGCACTAAGTGCCAGGATTTCGTTAAGCTAATCGGAATCATATATAATTCGACTCACGTCGGTATAATTACAGTTTGATTACGTTAGCTGCTTGTGGACCGCGAGCGCCTTCCACGATATCGAACTCAACTTCTTGACCTTCTTCCAGAGTCTTGAAGCCTTCTGCTTGGATAGCGGAGAAGTGAACGAATACGTCGTTGCCTTCTGCAGTCTCGATAAAGCCATAGCCCTTTTCAGCGTTAAACCATTTTACTTTACCTTGCATGTCGATAACATTCCCTTCATCTTCAAATGCCGTGAAGATTTATCCTTCACAATTCCGACTATATCACTGGCTGGAAGCGTTGTCAACGAATATATTTGAAATATCCGTATTCATCATTTTGATTTAAGCAACTTCTCACACAGCCAAAAGTCCAATTCTGAATCAATGTCTATGCTGCGCTCAACAGGCATTTTATACCCTAGCGTGTTCTCTGTTACAAATCCCTTTCTCCTTAATAAATGCTCTACTTTCATCGCATATACGGCTCCGTTCAAAACAAAAGCTTGTGGCAGTTGCTGTCTAGGCAGATTGTTCTCAATTGAAAATAGAGGCAGTAATTTAGAATGCTCATCTACACGATAACACCAGTAAGGACTTTTTTCAGGGCTAGTGACAGATACAACAGAATCAACTTCATTGTTCATAAGCAATTCTAAACAATTATCAATATCTTCAGAAACGCGCAACGGTGAGGTAGGTTGTAAAAGGACCACATTCTCATAACCAGTAATCCTTTCCAATACGTACATCACACTTTCTACAACGGAGGACTCGTCTCCTGCCAACTCCTCCGGTCTTAGAAAGGGAATGTCCGCACCAAAATTTTTTGAAACCTTCGCTATCTCCTCATCTTCCGTAGATACGAGGACGCGATCGATATAGCGAGATTTTAAGGCTTGTTCAATGGTCCATGCTATAAGGGGTTTATTAATTAAAGGCTTTACATTTTTTCTCGGAAGTCCTTTCGACCCTCCTCGGGCAGGGATAATAGCTAATGTCTTTGCCTCACAAATCATATTACCCCCGCCTCCATATCAACATTTGCCCGCTTCAAATCATCCATTCGTCCAATGTCAATCCAATATTCGAGTATAGGGAATACCGTTGTGTTATGCCCATTTGCAATGAGCCCCTGGAATAATTCCGGCATATCGTAATACTTGCCGCGGGGAATCAATTCCAAGGTTTCTGGCTGCAACACATACAACCCTCCATTTATAAAGTAACGCTGAATAGGCTTCTCCTCGATTGAAAGAAGTTTGCTATCATCAACACGCACAACTCCATAAGGCACCTGATACTCATATTCACGGACGCACATGGTGGCCATTGCCTTATTTTCTGAGTGATACTCTAATAGTCGCTCGTAATTGACTTTGGTTAACAAGTCGCCATTCATTACAAAGAAAGGCATATCCAAATGCATATCCGCTAGATAACTGAGTGCTCCAGCTGTGCCCAGACGTTCCGTTTCATCTATATACTGAATTTCTGCCCCCCACTTAGCACCATCACCGAAATAATTTTTTATGATTTCTGCATGATAGTTAACAGAGATATAGAAACGATAAAATCCATATTCAATAAAATTCTCAATAATCAGTTCTAAAATCGGCTTATCGCCAAGCTTCAGCATAGGTTTCGGACAATGATCCGTAAGGGGGCGAAGTCGGGTTCCTAATCCTCCCGCCATTAAAACGACGGGATTGGGATATAGTTTTTTTTCAATAAATCGATCCAATAATTCTATGCGAACAATTTTTCCTTCTTCGTCAAGAACCGGAATTTGGCGCAAATGTTTCTTTTTCATCATCATTAAAATCGTTTGCGGATTGTCGCTAACTCTTGCCGAAACAGGTTGCCGGTTCATTATTTCAGTTATGCAACTTTTTAGAGAAACGCCCTTCAGGATGCCCCTGCGGATGTCACCATCCGTCACGGTTCCCAATAATGAATCGTCTTCATCAACAACAAGAGCAATTTGCAGTCCAGTTGCATCAATTTTCTCGATTACCTGCAAAATGGAGGTATTCCCTTTTACGAGTACCTTTTTCCAATCGAACATTATGTAACCTCCTTGGCAGGAACTCCATATGCAGTGATATTTTCCGGTATTGAATGGAGTCGCAAAACACCTGCCCCTATTACCGAGTAGTACCAATTCGACTTGCTGCACAGTTCGTTCCTCATCACTTAGATGCTTTCTGGCGAAAGGTTGACGAAACAGAGCTACTCTTTATAACGGCTAATAATCTCATCCACTCCATAGTCCTTATTCGCGGGCTTACCGAGTATATCCCAATAATTCATAGGTGAAATTCCTTGCCCTGGCCGTTTTCCTGTTACATTTTCTTTCGTCCAAACTTCTCCTGCACGAACAGGTTGGCTAGCTACCAGGCTTTTGCGGGCAATATTGATATTTTTGCTTTCTGATGGCGTCGGATACTTACGTTTT includes these proteins:
- a CDS encoding formyltransferase family protein, with the protein product MKITVFTSNQPRHVSLIESLATIADEVYAIQECNTVFPGRVADFFKKSDIMQEYFSHVMNAEREVFGNIKFTSNNVSQLVLKSGDLNMLDIQTLSPALKSDYYIVFGSSYIKGPLCEFLVANKAINIHMGTSPYYRGSSCNFWALYDGNPELVGATIHLLSSGLDSGDMLFHAFPRAEAIDPFVIGMKAVKAAHESLIEYISTGKINEFSPVKQERKHEIRYTRNRDFTDEIAQKYLQNSPDPQFIKNKLESRDLKQFLNPYIG
- the hpf gene encoding ribosome hibernation-promoting factor, HPF/YfiA family, which gives rise to MNYKVRGQHIEVTDALLDYVEKKLGRLERYFEAPPKSDVNVTLSVIRDQHTVEVTIPLPGLLLRAEDRSKDMYASIDSVTDKLERQIRKHKTKVNRKFRQTGTDAHLFSDAATPVPVDEEDQLEVVRTKRFTLKPMDVEEAILQMNMIGHSFFVFSNAQTKEVNVVYRRNDGRYGLIEQG
- a CDS encoding cytidylyltransferase domain-containing protein, with product MICEAKTLAIIPARGGSKGLPRKNVKPLINKPLIAWTIEQALKSRYIDRVLVSTEDEEIAKVSKNFGADIPFLRPEELAGDESSVVESVMYVLERITGYENVVLLQPTSPLRVSEDIDNCLELLMNNEVDSVVSVTSPEKSPYWCYRVDEHSKLLPLFSIENNLPRQQLPQAFVLNGAVYAMKVEHLLRRKGFVTENTLGYKMPVERSIDIDSELDFWLCEKLLKSK
- a CDS encoding DUF1858 domain-containing protein gives rise to the protein MNKTLDLTKTVYDLCASDSDMIRMMQSLGFEQIANPVVLNTAGRIMTIPRGAKTKGIDMDVIIDTFEREGYRVIGREGIRNE
- a CDS encoding Ger(x)C family spore germination protein — translated: MIYSGYIWRTAALWLIAALVLTGCWDRREVNDMVIAVAMGVDQAEEGYIVSVQVVDPAEIASRKGSGRAPVTVYKERGKTLFDAVRRMTTTSARKIYFSHLRMFLIGEEAARRGIGPAIEFISRDHEFRTDFYIAIAREIRAEEILKDYPAIEKIPADKMFSSLEMSSKSWAATGTVKLDELISDMMTAGKTPVITGIRYLGDRKEGKTRKNIQATESPAQLKYEGMAIFRKDKLAGWLNEDESKGYNYIKGRVRSTVVAIPCPGEEGMLVLETLRTNSRIHVNRAKASRMPKIDIHITAIANIGETQCKANLGDPAVIRALEKIGEKRLALVLEKTLKKAHDMKSDFIGLGAAVHRSAPGAWARLKADWPERMASVPVHFHVDVKLRTSGKMKGTFLEKVKE
- a CDS encoding nucleotidyltransferase family protein, yielding MFDWKKVLVKGNTSILQVIEKIDATGLQIALVVDEDDSLLGTVTDGDIRRGILKGVSLKSCITEIMNRQPVSARVSDNPQTILMMMKKKHLRQIPVLDEEGKIVRIELLDRFIEKKLYPNPVVLMAGGLGTRLRPLTDHCPKPMLKLGDKPILELIIENFIEYGFYRFYISVNYHAEIIKNYFGDGAKWGAEIQYIDETERLGTAGALSYLADMHLDMPFFVMNGDLLTKVNYERLLEYHSENKAMATMCVREYEYQVPYGVVRVDDSKLLSIEEKPIQRYFINGGLYVLQPETLELIPRGKYYDMPELFQGLIANGHNTTVFPILEYWIDIGRMDDLKRANVDMEAGVI
- a CDS encoding cold shock domain-containing protein, with protein sequence MQGKVKWFNAEKGYGFIETAEGNDVFVHFSAIQAEGFKTLEEGQEVEFDIVEGARGPQAANVIKL
- a CDS encoding GerAB/ArcD/ProY family transporter: MVNPMKINLRQFKILVILFTVGTTILITPAGLAAEIGQDAWMAPIAAMGPGLLLVLLYNRINRAAPGMTIVEISESLFGIWIGKGLALLFILFSFFGAALVLFDVGKFIITVLMPETPLLFVNALFALLLLYAIGSGFDTLARMAELLFPWFALWFLLMAALLIPQIDVRNVQPFLEAGPKELAHSVLVVLSLSYMPLAVFLMIQPVELTGAGKSPPAFVRAVLIGGGLSSLVATLTILVLGANVTSLQEYPVYSLAQRISIGKFLERVEAIAAGLWLITAFVKMSLYFYAAVSGLVRLARLPSRRGILLPMVALLVVVSGKVFPNSASEQQFTATMWIPIVFTAGVAIPLLLFIGLMIKRGTHEEGQ
- a CDS encoding polysaccharide deacetylase family protein, translating into MRPHSIMFHHFHDDCEHIRGQGSISAGKLEEMILYLQKNNDILSADEWMDKALRGTLKHNELCLSFDDNLKCQYDIAYPVLQKFSLKAFWFVYTSPLEGKLEKLEVYRYFRFAYFQDVDDFYNAFFTLAKKSEYGDEVIQSLDNFIPSSYLKDFSFYTDNDRTFRYLRDQILKPAKYHQLMETMLYEYKIDFDSLKNKLWMTKENVLELHKKGHKIGLHTHSHPTSTADLDSSEQMNEYKTNLQVLSAITGDTPDCMSHPCNSYNHKTIEVLKELHIKLGFRSNMKDNFHSLYEFPREDHANIIKKMEIDVL
- a CDS encoding spore germination protein → MSGKDETLECSALGNEPLAAAMEKNVQKVKETLGESTDLVVRELWVGGRSELKTAILYIEGLADTTAVQDFIVRAVTSSEIISEEQERSPEADWFTIFKQYAVSVSHLEEVADFRKLFSCLMSGETIILLDRCGRGLAADTAGWEDRGVHTPEDQTVVRGPRDAFTENLRTNTALVRRKIKNPKLWLQSKTIGTLSQTSVAVMYIKGTADEQVVKEVHRRLDKLELAGILESGMIEELIEDRTYTPFPTMYNTERPDVVASGLMEGRVAILVDGTPFVLLVPALFIQYFQASEDYYQRSDFGLIRMLRMLAFFIALLGPSLYIAVTTFHQEMLPTPLMISIAAGREGIPFPAFVEALIMETIFEILREAGVRMPRAIGQAVSIVGALVIGQAAVEAGLVSPGMVIVVAITAISNFSIPAYSMGIAVRILRYPLMGMAAMAGLYGIFIGLGMIMVHLCSLRSFGVPYMTPFSPFNLRDQQDSLFRLPKVSLAQRIHPINTKKKRDGGR